TTTTTTCACAAGTTCGGTTATGTACATCCTCAACATCATTGATTGTTTCTTCCAAGTCTTCCAAAGTCAAGTCTTCACAAACCTCATTAGGGTGCAGTTCAGTTTGTTTAGTGTAAATCACTGGTTCTAGCTCCACTGGAGTTTGAGATGAGCACAATGGTTGATTCTTTGAGTCAGATGGGTTGTCATAAATAAGGGCAGGTCCAATATTCTCTTTGTTCTCCAAGTCTGAGACTCTGTTGTGAAATCTCTTGGGAAGACTGAAGCTAAGTGTGGATCCCAGAGACAGATAAGAGCAGATGTTTTTAACTGGTCTGCTTGGAGTCTTGATAGTTTTAGGCAAATTGTCACCTGGAAAAGTGGTAGGCTTGTCATAATTGACAGAATACACCGGTAGCATACTCTCTTTAATGAGCACCTGAGGTCTGGAGTTCACTTGACTTTCCTGACTTCTCCTCTCCCCTTCTGGCCAAGTGTTACACCTCTGCCTGAAAATGTTTGAAGGTTCGCCAGATCTTTCCGATCTTATGTTGCCAAGCGTGGAGTGCCTTCGACGCTCACCCTTCTTGCTTCTGATCGGCTCTTTCAGCGAGAACACAGAACTGGCCTTGAATCTCTTGTGGTTGCAGACAGTCCCTCCGTCAGTTGTGACATTTTGCGAGTGTAAGGAGGACGAATGAGTGGAAGAAAGGGACACTGATGGAGAACATAAGGCAGAGGTTGTTATACCCTCCCCGGCAGCATGTGATGGGGATTTGTAATTGTCTGAGACATGCAAATACGTGAACACCTGCCAGAGACAGAGACAAACGCAAACATTTAGCTAGATAGGTCAAGCGTTCCTGCTGGGATGCAACTTACAGTCTCATAAAAACAAACCCATATTGCATAGCCAGCTAATAAAGGCCCACACACATTCTGAGGACTTTAAAATAACGTATGGATCTCGAATGCATACGTAACCAGCAGCTGTGATGGCAATAGCCGAAGCACGACTAATTTGATTGCATGCCAAGTTAATAAATCCCATGCTTTGGGATTGGCGGGCTTAACAGTGCATTCTTACACTTGCACACCACCAGGGGGCATTTCAAAGTGGGAGACGCCATGGAAACTTAATCATGAGATCATTCTTATACCATATGGGACAGGATGTACAGAGCAGGGAGAATAATAAGCACATGCATGCCTGGTTTGTTAGCAATCTTTGAGCTAAGTTTGGTATGAGCTTGAAACTGTACACACTGTTTTttgggctgtcagtcgattaaaatgttttagtacaaCACAAATGTGTTAACGCATTCAGTTCCGAGAAAACTAACAAAATTAGGCCAGTGTTAAATTATTTGGTGCGTCAATTTGTGTGGATGCTGCACATAACGTTGATTTGTGCAACAGCGCTCTTTAGGCCAGAGACCTACTTTACGCAAGTACGCATATGCAGATTTAAGCACTTGGCCAACGCATTGCattgatagagttaccttcaaaagtctgtgccatttaaCTGGATGTGTTATGATTGAGGTaggttgctataaatatattaactttaacttaattgctcagcaatattcttgaCAAACTGTTGCTTCACTGTGACTGTAgctggcttgaaagagaaaactcactgtagaattggacagttcacactaacgTCTCCAATAGCGCCCCTTGTGGGAACGTTGAGAATGCAGTACATacttgtgttgtgaaaagcggtCCAACACATTTTAGATCACAAAAACGCACTAAATTGAGCTGGCATAGCTAAAAGCGTATGAGAGTATGTTTCGACATTTACTTGTTTCACTTTCACTAGGTTGCAACAACTTAATACACGGTTCTCttaaatactcgattctgattggtcaatggcaccatccagCGGTCCGACATTGCTCTGGACAAtcgcacatccacgtatcagacggCTCATCTGGGTACTGTGAGCCATGTCTCCTGCTTCTCGATTtccaagtaagctaataaaataatttcaactcaaatcaatgtttcatgtacatttatttgattatttggcaagtagtcttgtaataagctgaatAATGCACAGTCAAGtggttatcgcaaaataaaccccttcagggtgatacgaGAGTCCTCCGCTGTGCGTCAGGACTCTCAGACAGAGGACTTGGCTCACTTAAAGTCATTATGCATTTCTATGAATGGTGATGTTTCGCTCGTGGGTGATATTTTACTTCTTAAGCTTCTTGAtgattaaattccaccatacaagaATGCACGACCTTATTTTTATTAAACGTCACATCTAAgatgatttattaataaatgacCCGTAAAGAGGGTGAGGATTTAGAAATCGCAAAATTTTAGCATGTTTACATGGACAGTCTTACACGAATTTGCTAAATATGCCGACAACGTGTGTAGTCATGAAAACGACTTATACGGTTTTCCTTTAATCGGTGTacggtcataaacggtttaagcataaaccaattGACACAGGTCAATTTTTGGCCATTACCTCGATTTAGcgctgcatgtaaacacctataAAGGCATTATTTCTAGCTTATTCAATGTGCGCAAGAGTTGTGCacatgtctgtttatgttttgatgttaagagaataacccaatgatttcaaatctcatgtagaCGCGGTTTTCatgcattgttgcattttttgaataaactgatttttggtagtAATCAGCGtactgctgtgcatgaaaatgaGCTAACTTATGCTTAATAAACTGACAACGAATAAGGTCATACAAACACCTTCAACAGTTTTCCCTTATCAGGGTATGGTCATAAactgtttaagcataaaccgattgacacgggtagatttttgcccattaccctgatttggCTCTTCATTTAAACACCTGAACAGCAATTGAACCGGCATATTCATAATGTTGTGAgcatgcctgtttatgttttgacttcaaaattagacaataatcagatgatttcaaatctaATGTAAAGACGTTTCCttgcgttgtcagattttttggaaaaaaatatttatggtaGTTATcagtattgctgtgcatgtaaacatactcggTGACACAGTATGAAACTGTTATAAtgtcaaaattaataaatgtgttaACAGCGTGAAATATTGAATCATTTGCTTGCGTTAGAGCATTAAATTCGACTTGTAATTTGAAGTCATACTTACTCTATGAGTGACTTCAGCTGGCTCTTCCTGATGCAGGAGGTCATTGCTATGGTTCTCTAAGACTTGAAGTTTATCTGATGGCGTTTTGTTTGTTGCTCGATCGCTGTGCGATTGTTTTGTCCACTCTTTGTTGTATCTTGGTAACTGTTGGTTTTGCACTTGATGCATGACTGATAGCTCTGGATTTTGTATCTGATCCATGCTTGGTGAGAGTTGCAAGGGCATTTGGTTATTGACAGGTGATCGCAGATCTTCTGCAAGAGGGTTGCAAAAGGATGGTTGAATATTACATGGGGACGATTGGCTTGGTGACTGGACTGGTTGCCCTTGATTGGTGTTGTTTGTTGACTTATGCTCCTGTGCTATAAATCCACAAGATGACTTGTGCTCTGTCTCTTCACTGATGCTTGATACATTTGGAAGCATCTCTAGTGTCTGTTGCATTTGCATTGGGTTGTTGTCTTGTAACTGCTGTGTGTGCACATGAATGTTGCTTGTGGACTCTTCTATTTGTTCCTTTTTCGGGGTTGATAATGTAATGTCATTTGTGATGCAGTGTACTTCATTATTGTTAGGTGACCATTGCTTTGTCACTTGGTTGATCTCTGAGGACTGCTCATCAAAGCTCAAAATGAGACAGATGCTTGAGCCAAGGGATGTCTTTGCAAGGCAGGACTCCTGACTTACAACACTGGACACATCTTGACTCCCAGTCTTTTGTTTGCAGTTGTTTTGAGAGGGTTCTGTTTTAATAGTGCCTCCTATTCCCTCTCTGTTTACAATGCACAGACTATCTGACGGCATTTTTTTGAGAAGCATAGTCTACACAAGGAAAAATATAAGCAATCATTTAGACATGAAAGATGCATGCTGCattatttcaaattattatttggctctctggaatgcttgattctgattgcaTTGTTAGTTGTACTATCcagtcaaatatttctgaataatgaatgCACGTTCAGGGATTAAGTGATATCAGATCAGTCATCCAGGTATTGCaagttcatgtccatttatttatttggcaagtagtcgtgTAAAAAGCAGaacaatgagcagtcagacgtaATTTTGGAAAAATAAAACGCCAACAGAACTCTTGACGCAAACCAGActtggaattcagctgtttctggagactctatggtctctttcttctcacataaagaCAATATTTAATCTCAAATCATTATTTAGTGACTATTAAAGGAAAATCAGTGTTCAGtatgagttaagctcaatcgacagcaattgttgcataatgttgattaccacaaaatcatttcaaatcgcccctcctttaaaaaaaataaaaatctgggttacagtgaggcacttacaatggaagtgaatgggggccaatccgtatacattaaaatactcactgtttcaaaagtatagccacaagacataaacaatatgtgtgtaaacatgattttagtgtgataaaatcacttactaaattttctgtgtaaaattctaTCCAACaccgttgccatgatgacgtaacactgtaaacccaaaaacgactgtaaaaacgatgatttaaacaactttacaaatcAAATAATACATCAAATGttattaacagaagaataaaattaagtgcttttataaaattatacgcttcacatttctgcctttaaacactccaaaaattggccccattcacttccattttaagtgcctcactgtaacctaaatttttgctatttttttctttattctttttttggaagaaaaggagggatgagtcgaaatttgtttttgtggtaatcaacactatggcacaaatgctgtcgactgagcctgacttgtattgaaccctttaaaatatttatttggtaagtaaccAGATAAttagtggaataatgtacagtcagccagtcattatctcaaaataaacccATTCAGAGTGATAAAAGACCCCTTCGATTCATGTCGGGGTCCTGACCACTCAGTCAGCgtttattttgagataatgacatactgactgtacattattttcattattttgttattattagtaATGTGagtcatgtaaaaaataaaatctaaaaaccTTCTGTTGGACAAGATCATTTGTTCTCTCTGGTCTCTCATTCTGTTCCCCTTTAAGTTGCTCTCTTTGAGTCCGCCAATTGACCTGGATCCATCTTAGCATGCTTTGCAACTCATCTGTCCTCTCCTTGATCTGGAGGCAGAACAATTATTATCAAAAACACATCACAATGGACATCCTGCCGATGGACACATATGGACACCATATATTTAGTGAGTAAATCTAGCACAAACTCACAATGTCTTTAAACTGAGTCTCCTCTTGTATAAGTGTTTGTCCAGCTGCAGCCAGTTTGTTAAACTCATCCAGCTTTGTTTCAATCCTGCAATGCATTTCTGCAACTTCACTCTCTCTCCGGGCAGCAGTGCCATGGAGGACATACGTTCTTGTGTTTTCTGTCCACGTACTACAGTAAACAAGCAGGGAGACAGTGTCGAAATATCAAATAAGTTAATtaatataacatattttattaatgatGCAAATAAAAACTGTGCAGGCTACAAGCTTTCACTACTTACATCATGGCAAGATGGTTTTTGAAAAAGTCCTGAATGTGGTGGAACTTCAGGAAAAACAGGCGGCCTCTGTTTTCGGCCATGTTGCGGCCTACTTCCTCCCAAGCCTGCAGAATCGCCTGAACCTCTTCCCTGAGCAGGTCTCTCTGTTCTGGGGGAGGAACCTGCAGTTGACTGGCTAGTCTCTCCATGTCCCGTACCTCTTCCTCAATGTTGTGATAGTGAGCCTTTATGAGAAAGAATTGTTGTTAAACAACATGACAACACTACTGTAAAGACCAGCTCAGACCTGCATTCCAATGcaggtccaggctggtttattcTGGTTTGGTGCTGGCGGACCAGCAGGCTACAGCTATGCTGTTCATTAGTAGAACTTTGCTGGTGAAGCTGGTCGGCCAGCATGGACTTTCTAATGATGCTGGTTAACCAAGGACGTCTTGCTGGTTAATAAGTTAGTCAAGAAGCCTTGCTGGGACACAAGCACACCAGCGTTCCATAGACCAT
This DNA window, taken from Myxocyprinus asiaticus isolate MX2 ecotype Aquarium Trade chromosome 37, UBuf_Myxa_2, whole genome shotgun sequence, encodes the following:
- the LOC127427820 gene encoding uncharacterized protein LOC127427820, which codes for MAEAGEISLDLQGDRTDQKSLQKHDQTTEELQSSLSTLTLRINQHLSRCAELSMDLLDIETDMAVLCDSDLSGLEGLREQQDDLEAHYHNIEEEVRDMERLASQLQVPPPEQRDLLREEVQAILQAWEEVGRNMAENRGRLFFLKFHHIQDFFKNHLAMITWTENTRTYVLHGTAARRESEVAEMHCRIETKLDEFNKLAAAGQTLIQEETQFKDIIKERTDELQSMLRWIQVNWRTQREQLKGEQNERPERTNDLVQQKTMLLKKMPSDSLCIVNREGIGGTIKTEPSQNNCKQKTGSQDVSSVVSQESCLAKTSLGSSICLILSFDEQSSEINQVTKQWSPNNNEVHCITNDITLSTPKKEQIEESTSNIHVHTQQLQDNNPMQMQQTLEMLPNVSSISEETEHKSSCGFIAQEHKSTNNTNQGQPVQSPSQSSPCNIQPSFCNPLAEDLRSPVNNQMPLQLSPSMDQIQNPELSVMHQVQNQQLPRYNKEWTKQSHSDRATNKTPSDKLQVLENHSNDLLHQEEPAEVTHRVFTYLHVSDNYKSPSHAAGEGITTSALCSPSVSLSSTHSSSLHSQNVTTDGGTVCNHKRFKASSVFSLKEPIRSKKGERRRHSTLGNIRSERSGEPSNIFRQRCNTWPEGERRSQESQVNSRPQVLIKESMLPVYSVNYDKPTTFPGDNLPKTIKTPSRPVKNICSYLSLGSTLSFSLPKRFHNRVSDLENKENIGPALIYDNPSDSKNQPLCSSQTPVELEPVIYTKQTELHPNEVCEDLTLEDLEETINDVEDVHNRTCEKTEPVLMQARVATPVEHPPLQHSGPDNQKPALNSCNDSSSHHKVNTAASPSSSTCGHKCLSVYTKIHDLNGHLYHAFKHKKMSSPSHTLSNGQEASGYRKSVRVINCGVRDCAVCFNDTVKENEEMRVTCAEKPDINLEAVLQPGHWLFQQEEEELKDIWRGRVGNLTSNSTVESNMDEETGLSINTNWGHVTHALYG